In Candidatus Zixiibacteriota bacterium, the genomic window AGATTATAATTTTCCAGACTATGGAACAAAAGCGCAGCCGAATCGAGCGTTCCTTCAACTACGGCCAGTTTGGCTAATTCCATCTGCCCCGTTGCCAGATAAGGAAAAATCTGATATTGGGCAAGCAGGGAGTCATAGAGTTGACGGGCTTTAGTGTAATCGAGGAGGTTATAGCGATATATGTTAGCAGTCTTCAGAAGGGCTTCGGCGCGGTCGCGCGGCTGCGGGTAATTCGCGATTATGAATTGATACTGCTCCAGCGCTTCCGGAAAACGTCCCAGTTCAGCAAGGGCTTCGGCATAGTAGAATTTGTACTCTGAAAAACCGCCTTCGGGCGCTCCGCGATGGACCAAAGCGGATGGAGGGAATCGTTTCTCCATATACTCCGCCATTTTCACGGTCTGCTCGTGGAGTTTCCGCTCCCGGCACTGGCGAAGATAAAGAAACAGTTCCTGCCCGGTGCCGCCGCTTAGAGAATCGAGACGAATGCTGATATTGAAGGCGTCGGCAAACTGCCCGCTTTTCACATAGGCTTCCTCCAGCATCTTAAGAGAAAAACGGTCATCGGGGACGCTGTCGAGTATCGCTTTCAGCGCCCGGATAACTTCCGCCGGCGCCCCTTGGAAACGAATCAACATCGCCACCCGTCGTTCAATCTCCGGTCTCAGTAGAGAATCGCCCTGCGCGCCGCGAAAATACTCTTTGACGGCGTCAAAGTACTCTCCTCGCGTTTCCAGAAGGCTTGCCATCTCTATCGCAAAGAGCTTATCGTTGCCAAACTGACGACGCGCATTTTCAATCAATTCTCTCGCTTTTTCATTGCGCCCGTAATTAATCAGCATTCGTATGATGGAATTAAAAATGTCTCGATTGGAAGAAAATTTCTCGACAATCCGGTCGGCTTGAAGATTCAACAGCGAATCATTCCCGATTTTCAGATAGATTTCCAAAAGAAGATAATGCGAGCGGTAGTCGTCCGGCATCTGTTCCAGTTGACGTTGAAGGAACAGTTCGGCTTTTTCATAGGCTTTGAGTTCAATATAGCAGGTCAGAAGCAGGTCGGTGACCAACCGGTCGTGAGGGAATTCAAGGTAGAGCGATTCCAGCATACCGACGGCGCTGATATACGCCCCTTGCGCCATCAACTGCCGGGCGATTGTCAATCGTCCGCCGGTGCGGTCATCCGGTTGAACCTGATTCTGGCCCGGAATGGGAGGAGCCGGCTCGAGGATGGTCGGCTGAAGCGACTGCGCCGTTAATGCCCCGGCGGCAAGAAGTACCAGAGTTAGAGCCCGGAAAATCATAACATTATTCAGCGATATTCTGATTTACCGGAGAGCCGTTCTGGGCGGCATCCATCAGGGCTTTGAAGTAGGCTTTGATATGCTGCTCATATTCTCCGGGGTAACTTTCATTAAGGAACTTGCGCAGTTTATCTTCGACATCAAGTCCGCCTTTCAACTGATTTCCGGAGAGGGCCGCCGGAGAATTACGGAAAATATCCTGTCCGACCTCGGCTTTGCGCTGCTCCGTAAAGTCTTTCCTCTGAAGTGTCCGGGTGGCGTCCAGCATGCGGGAATAGACTTTCAACTGACGCTCCAGCGTCTCCTCGCCGACCTGTCCGCTGGAGAGCTCATCGACCACTTTCTTCATATCGTCGGCAATGGCATCCAGCCGTCCCAGCACTTCCTTGCTGGCGCCGAATTCCTTTTCCAGTTGAGAGAGGGACTTTCTAATTCCCTCTTGCTCGGCGGCAAGCCGGCGCATCGCTTCCCCCTGCGCCAGTTCACTCGGATTCTGGCACATGGACTGGGTCTGCTGATTCAGCTGACGCTGCTGCTCGCTGAGAGCGGTCAATTTCTGAGTCGGTTTGCTGCAGGAGCCACCCTTATTGCAGTTACTCTGCGCCTCCAGGGCATCTAACATTCGCACCGCCGCCCGGTTGAGGTTGTAAAGCGCCTCCTGCTGAAAATTCTTCCCTTCATACCCCCGCCGGTCGCTGAACTTATCGATAGAATATTCCATATTGCCGACGGCATTGCGAATCAGGTTATTCAGTTCCGCCGCCATAAAGGGGGATTCCTTACTCATCTCTTCAATGCGCCGCACCAGTCCCCCGGCCGATTCCCGCAATATCTGCTGCTGCGCCGCCAGGTCGCGAAGAACTTCCGATTCCCCCCGTATATCGGAAACTTTGTTAATCAACTCCTCCTGATTGCCGGAGACATAGTTGATATCATCGATGGTCTGCCTCATTTTGAGAGCCATCTCATCATCTCCCCCTTTGCACATACTGGCTTGTCCCTGCTGAAGTTCATTGAGCAGACGGAGCAGTTTCGAGAGCGCTTTCTGGCCCTGTTCCAGCGACTGCTCTTTGTCTTTTTCGGAGAGTTCCCGGGACATTTCTTTCATATTGCTATCGGCGTCATTCTGCTCCACCGCTTTGCAGAAGCGGTCGGCTTCATCAGCTTTATTGTAAGGAATCTCCTTGAGCATCTGACGGAATTCCTGGGTCTGCTCTTTCAGGTTGTCAAACCGTTCCTTGATCTTTTCTTCTTTGGGGGCAAGGGACGGCAGGTTTTCGGGGGACGATTCCTCCGAAGTCTTGTTGACCTCTTCCTGGTTCTGGGCAATTTCACGCGCCAGCTCGGTCAGAGCGTTTATCTTCTGCTCAATTTTCATTTTCTTGAGTAGAGCAATGGTGCGGTCCAGACGCCGCATCATCTCCTCCTGCGAAACCTGGAAATCTTTCATCGCCTGCTCCAGAGCCTTCTTGTCCATCTGCTTGAGCGCTTCCATCAATTTTTCCCGCGCTTCCTTCATCTCCGGCGTGGCGACCTCTTCAAACAGTTTCTGAATTTCACTCAATTTCTCCAGAAGTTCCCGGCTGGCAAGACGATTCTCTTCCATCTTCTTTATCATCTCTTCCATCTGCTTGGCCGCTTCTTTCAGTTCCTCAGCCATCTTTTCTTCCTGCGCCGTTATCTCTTCCAGTTCCTTCTGATGCTGCCAGGAAAGCTTCTGGTCGTTCCCTTTCCGTTCCTGGTCTATTTTGCGGGCGACATTCTTCATCCTCTCCGCCAATTCCTTCTGCTCTTTCAAGAACTGCTCGGCGCGGTCTATATTGGCTCCCTGGTCCTGCTCGGTTTGCGAGATGATTTCATCGAGAGATGGAAGTCGCGCGATATATTTCCGGGAAACGGTAACTTTGGGACCGCTGATGCGGTCGTTGTCCGCAAGCTCAAAGTAATATTGCACAAAATCGGAGGGCATTAGATTGAGAGGCTCCAAATCCCAGCTGAAATTGATCTCCCCCTGGTTCTTAATCCGGTCGGAGAAGTGAAGCACCGCTACGTTCTCTGTTCCCTGTCCCCTCTCCGAAAAGACGGTGTATTTGAGCAACAGCGAAGAGAAGCCGTAATCATCGGAAATCCTGACCTGAAGCGGGACAATCATATCTTCGCTCAGATTTATATCGACTCCGGGGCG contains:
- a CDS encoding tetratricopeptide repeat protein, producing MIFRALTLVLLAAGALTAQSLQPTILEPAPPIPGQNQVQPDDRTGGRLTIARQLMAQGAYISAVGMLESLYLEFPHDRLVTDLLLTCYIELKAYEKAELFLQRQLEQMPDDYRSHYLLLEIYLKIGNDSLLNLQADRIVEKFSSNRDIFNSIIRMLINYGRNEKARELIENARRQFGNDKLFAIEMASLLETRGEYFDAVKEYFRGAQGDSLLRPEIERRVAMLIRFQGAPAEVIRALKAILDSVPDDRFSLKMLEEAYVKSGQFADAFNISIRLDSLSGGTGQELFLYLRQCRERKLHEQTVKMAEYMEKRFPPSALVHRGAPEGGFSEYKFYYAEALAELGRFPEALEQYQFIIANYPQPRDRAEALLKTANIYRYNLLDYTKARQLYDSLLAQYQIFPYLATGQMELAKLAVVEGTLDSAALLFHSLENYNLNIENREYIDYSLAMIQFYNKEYENADIAFRKLMADYPRGFYFNDAIINTLVISEAVMASPELLDLYSQAQYFDARLMPDSVEARYKAILAAGNSSMLGLTAYRLASFYIARERSEEALGVIGEIEKFYADNYFYPYCLKLKGDILFAQSERRGEAAELYRLILEKYSSYPFTGEVREKLQILEGYRVPG
- a CDS encoding DUF4175 family protein; translation: MMQNQEKIAGLKKRIGKTLFRERALLFAAGIAGTITGLVLVSIILSLIAGILILPVWLKVTLLGMSATGLIYLFWRFSFSRLFSGNLETTAIKLEKKFPELKGRLIAALEFAGLGDPRPEYSNDLMEATLAQACVRSSALNFYEVVSAYPLWRNLRATGIALAGLTVMMLLFPGLFSYSYQVYSRPTETVMPPLGYTLVPYPGDFTAIKYRDLELGAILLGDNFPDKADIYYRFTEGNWQKSTIELESLKRNLSSRGDSLTILTTVKQARRPLEYYVHAGKITTPISRVEVVDRPRITGIKVSLFYPQYTGLPPVTIDENDGNISAVVGTRANIKIETNLPVALAEMIFDDSSRAPFALNGLAAEQSLRLENDRRYIIHLVDKQGETNPDPIEYKITAIPDEYPIIEVIRPGVDINLSEDMIVPLQVRISDDYGFSSLLLKYTVFSERGQGTENVAVLHFSDRIKNQGEINFSWDLEPLNLMPSDFVQYYFELADNDRISGPKVTVSRKYIARLPSLDEIISQTEQDQGANIDRAEQFLKEQKELAERMKNVARKIDQERKGNDQKLSWQHQKELEEITAQEEKMAEELKEAAKQMEEMIKKMEENRLASRELLEKLSEIQKLFEEVATPEMKEAREKLMEALKQMDKKALEQAMKDFQVSQEEMMRRLDRTIALLKKMKIEQKINALTELAREIAQNQEEVNKTSEESSPENLPSLAPKEEKIKERFDNLKEQTQEFRQMLKEIPYNKADEADRFCKAVEQNDADSNMKEMSRELSEKDKEQSLEQGQKALSKLLRLLNELQQGQASMCKGGDDEMALKMRQTIDDINYVSGNQEELINKVSDIRGESEVLRDLAAQQQILRESAGGLVRRIEEMSKESPFMAAELNNLIRNAVGNMEYSIDKFSDRRGYEGKNFQQEALYNLNRAAVRMLDALEAQSNCNKGGSCSKPTQKLTALSEQQRQLNQQTQSMCQNPSELAQGEAMRRLAAEQEGIRKSLSQLEKEFGASKEVLGRLDAIADDMKKVVDELSSGQVGEETLERQLKVYSRMLDATRTLQRKDFTEQRKAEVGQDIFRNSPAALSGNQLKGGLDVEDKLRKFLNESYPGEYEQHIKAYFKALMDAAQNGSPVNQNIAE